A single genomic interval of Amblyraja radiata isolate CabotCenter1 chromosome 3, sAmbRad1.1.pri, whole genome shotgun sequence harbors:
- the nr2f1 gene encoding COUP transcription factor 1 isoform X1 has translation MAMVVSTWRAPQDDVAGAQGGQSAQAQPGQQQQAASGAPHTPQTPGQPGPPSTPLGGSSQSVQPGGEKQQPSQQQQHIECVVCGDKSSGKHYGQFTCEGCKSFFKRSVRRNLTYTCRANRNCPIDQHHRNQCQYCRLKKCLKVGMRREAVQRGRMPPTQPNPGQYALTNGDPLNGHCYLSGYISLLLRAEPYPTSRYGSQCMQPNNIMGIENICELAARLLFSAVEWARNIPFFPDLQITDQVALLRLTWSELFVLNAAQCSMPLHVAPLLAAAGLHASPMSADRVVAFMDHIRIFQEQVEKLKALHVDSAEYSCLKAIVLFTSDACGLSDAAHIESLQEKSQCALEEYVRSQYPNQPSRFGKLLLRLPSLRTVSSSVIEQLFFVRLVGKTPIETLIRDMLLSGSSFNWPYMSIQ, from the exons ATGGCAATGGTAGTTAGTACTTGGCGAGCTCCTCAGGACGACGTGGCCGGAGCTCAGGGCGGCCAGTCTGCACAAGCGCAGCCGGGCCAGCAGCAGCAGGCGGCGTCGGGTGCTCCACACACACCGCAGACTCCGGGCCAACCGGGGCCGCCTTCCACCCCGCTCGGAGGCAGCAGTCAGAGTGTCCAGCCAGGCGGCgagaagcagcagcccagccagcagcagcaacacATCGAGTGTGTCGTGTGTGGGGATAAATCCAGCGGCAAGCACTACGGCCAGTTCACATGTGAGGGCTGCAAAAGTTTCTTCAAgagaagtgttcggcgaaacttAACGTACACATGTCGTGCCAACCGGAATTGTCCTATAGACCAACACCACCGCAATCAGTGCCAATACTGTCGCCTGAAGAAATGCCTCAAAGTTGGGATGAGACGGGAAg CGGTTCAGCGAGGAAGAATGCCTCCAACTCAACCAAACCCAGGCCAATACGCGTTGACGAATGGGGACCCTTTGAACGGCCATTGCTATCTATCCGGATACATCTCCTTACTACTGCGGGCCGAGCCTTACCCAACCTCTCGCTATGGGAGTCAATGTATGCAGCCAAACAACATCATGGGGATCGAGAACATCTGCGAGCTGGCTGCAAGATTGCTTTTCAGCGCGGTGGAATGGGCCAGGAATATCCCTTTTTTCCCTGATCTGCAGATCACAGATCAGGTGGCTCTGCTAAGGCTGACTTGGAGTGAGTTGTTTGTGCTGAATGCTGCCCAGTGTTCGATGCCGTTGCATGTGGCCCCTCTGCTGGCTGCTGCCGGCCTCCATGCTTCACCGATGTCCGCAGACAGGGTGGTTGCCTTCATGGATCACATCAGGATCTTCCAGGAGCAAGTGGAAAAACTGAAAGCTCTGCACGTTGACTCGGCAGAATACAGCTGTCTTAAAGCGATTGTGTTATTCACATCAG ATGCCTGTGGCCTGTCGGATGCTGCTCACATAGAAAGCCTGCAGGAGAAATCTCAGTGTGCTCTGGAGGAATATGTGAGGAGCCAGTACCCAAACCAGCCGAGCCGCTTTGGCAAGCTCTTACTGCGACTGCCTTCTCTTCGTACCGTCTCATCCTCGGTCATCGAACAGCTCTTCTTCGTCCGTTTGGTAGGTAAAACACCAATTGAAACCCTCATCAGAGATATGTTACTGTCGGGGAGCAGCTTCAACTGGCCTTATATGTCCATCCAATGA
- the nr2f1 gene encoding COUP transcription factor 1 isoform X2 yields the protein MAMVVSTWRAPQDDVAGAQGGQSAQAQPGQQQQAASGAPHTPQTPGQPGPPSTPLGGSSQSVQPGGEKQQPSQQQQHIECVVCGDKSSGKHYGQFTCEGCKSFFKRSVRRNLTYTCRANRNCPIDQHHRNQCQYCRLKKCLKVGMRREVQRGRMPPTQPNPGQYALTNGDPLNGHCYLSGYISLLLRAEPYPTSRYGSQCMQPNNIMGIENICELAARLLFSAVEWARNIPFFPDLQITDQVALLRLTWSELFVLNAAQCSMPLHVAPLLAAAGLHASPMSADRVVAFMDHIRIFQEQVEKLKALHVDSAEYSCLKAIVLFTSDACGLSDAAHIESLQEKSQCALEEYVRSQYPNQPSRFGKLLLRLPSLRTVSSSVIEQLFFVRLVGKTPIETLIRDMLLSGSSFNWPYMSIQ from the exons ATGGCAATGGTAGTTAGTACTTGGCGAGCTCCTCAGGACGACGTGGCCGGAGCTCAGGGCGGCCAGTCTGCACAAGCGCAGCCGGGCCAGCAGCAGCAGGCGGCGTCGGGTGCTCCACACACACCGCAGACTCCGGGCCAACCGGGGCCGCCTTCCACCCCGCTCGGAGGCAGCAGTCAGAGTGTCCAGCCAGGCGGCgagaagcagcagcccagccagcagcagcaacacATCGAGTGTGTCGTGTGTGGGGATAAATCCAGCGGCAAGCACTACGGCCAGTTCACATGTGAGGGCTGCAAAAGTTTCTTCAAgagaagtgttcggcgaaacttAACGTACACATGTCGTGCCAACCGGAATTGTCCTATAGACCAACACCACCGCAATCAGTGCCAATACTGTCGCCTGAAGAAATGCCTCAAAGTTGGGATGAGACGGGAAg TTCAGCGAGGAAGAATGCCTCCAACTCAACCAAACCCAGGCCAATACGCGTTGACGAATGGGGACCCTTTGAACGGCCATTGCTATCTATCCGGATACATCTCCTTACTACTGCGGGCCGAGCCTTACCCAACCTCTCGCTATGGGAGTCAATGTATGCAGCCAAACAACATCATGGGGATCGAGAACATCTGCGAGCTGGCTGCAAGATTGCTTTTCAGCGCGGTGGAATGGGCCAGGAATATCCCTTTTTTCCCTGATCTGCAGATCACAGATCAGGTGGCTCTGCTAAGGCTGACTTGGAGTGAGTTGTTTGTGCTGAATGCTGCCCAGTGTTCGATGCCGTTGCATGTGGCCCCTCTGCTGGCTGCTGCCGGCCTCCATGCTTCACCGATGTCCGCAGACAGGGTGGTTGCCTTCATGGATCACATCAGGATCTTCCAGGAGCAAGTGGAAAAACTGAAAGCTCTGCACGTTGACTCGGCAGAATACAGCTGTCTTAAAGCGATTGTGTTATTCACATCAG ATGCCTGTGGCCTGTCGGATGCTGCTCACATAGAAAGCCTGCAGGAGAAATCTCAGTGTGCTCTGGAGGAATATGTGAGGAGCCAGTACCCAAACCAGCCGAGCCGCTTTGGCAAGCTCTTACTGCGACTGCCTTCTCTTCGTACCGTCTCATCCTCGGTCATCGAACAGCTCTTCTTCGTCCGTTTGGTAGGTAAAACACCAATTGAAACCCTCATCAGAGATATGTTACTGTCGGGGAGCAGCTTCAACTGGCCTTATATGTCCATCCAATGA
- the nr2f1 gene encoding COUP transcription factor 1 isoform X3, translated as MWSASTAVQRGRMPPTQPNPGQYALTNGDPLNGHCYLSGYISLLLRAEPYPTSRYGSQCMQPNNIMGIENICELAARLLFSAVEWARNIPFFPDLQITDQVALLRLTWSELFVLNAAQCSMPLHVAPLLAAAGLHASPMSADRVVAFMDHIRIFQEQVEKLKALHVDSAEYSCLKAIVLFTSDACGLSDAAHIESLQEKSQCALEEYVRSQYPNQPSRFGKLLLRLPSLRTVSSSVIEQLFFVRLVGKTPIETLIRDMLLSGSSFNWPYMSIQ; from the exons ATGTGGTCTGCTTCTACGG CGGTTCAGCGAGGAAGAATGCCTCCAACTCAACCAAACCCAGGCCAATACGCGTTGACGAATGGGGACCCTTTGAACGGCCATTGCTATCTATCCGGATACATCTCCTTACTACTGCGGGCCGAGCCTTACCCAACCTCTCGCTATGGGAGTCAATGTATGCAGCCAAACAACATCATGGGGATCGAGAACATCTGCGAGCTGGCTGCAAGATTGCTTTTCAGCGCGGTGGAATGGGCCAGGAATATCCCTTTTTTCCCTGATCTGCAGATCACAGATCAGGTGGCTCTGCTAAGGCTGACTTGGAGTGAGTTGTTTGTGCTGAATGCTGCCCAGTGTTCGATGCCGTTGCATGTGGCCCCTCTGCTGGCTGCTGCCGGCCTCCATGCTTCACCGATGTCCGCAGACAGGGTGGTTGCCTTCATGGATCACATCAGGATCTTCCAGGAGCAAGTGGAAAAACTGAAAGCTCTGCACGTTGACTCGGCAGAATACAGCTGTCTTAAAGCGATTGTGTTATTCACATCAG ATGCCTGTGGCCTGTCGGATGCTGCTCACATAGAAAGCCTGCAGGAGAAATCTCAGTGTGCTCTGGAGGAATATGTGAGGAGCCAGTACCCAAACCAGCCGAGCCGCTTTGGCAAGCTCTTACTGCGACTGCCTTCTCTTCGTACCGTCTCATCCTCGGTCATCGAACAGCTCTTCTTCGTCCGTTTGGTAGGTAAAACACCAATTGAAACCCTCATCAGAGATATGTTACTGTCGGGGAGCAGCTTCAACTGGCCTTATATGTCCATCCAATGA